One genomic region from Opisthocomus hoazin isolate bOpiHoa1 chromosome Z, bOpiHoa1.hap1, whole genome shotgun sequence encodes:
- the HMGCR gene encoding 3-hydroxy-3-methylglutaryl-Coenzyme A reductase — protein MLSRLFRMHGLFVASHPWEVIVGTVTLTISMMSMKMFTGNDKICGWNYECPKLEEDVLSSDIIILTITRCIAILYIYFQFQNLRQLGSKYILGIAGLFTIFSSFVFSTVVIHFLDKELTGLNEALPFFLLLIDLSRASALAKFALSSNSQDEVRENISRGMAILGPTFTLDALVECLVIGVGTMSGVRQLEIMCCFGCMSVLANYFVFMTFFPACVSLVLELSRESREGRPIWQLSHFARVLEEEENKPNPVTQRVKMIMSLGLVLVHAHSRWIAEPAAQNSTLENSVGLDENAPKRIEPNVSLWQFYLSRMASMDIEQVITLGLAFLLAVKYIFFEQAETESTLSLKNPITSPVMVQKKVPENCCRKQSGLLKNHQKSNTVEEALVPKDGNAEVIKPVLAESSTKPTFVVGSCNLFESSSFLSGKEEEIELPKEPRSVEECVRILGNAEKGAKFLTDAEVISLVNAKHIPAYKLETLMETQERGVSIRRQMLSKRLPEPSSLQYLPYRNYNYSLVMGACCENVIGYMPIPVGVAGPLFLDNKEFQVPMATTEGCLVASTNRGCRAICLGGGASSRILADGMTRGPVVRLPTACQAAEVKVWLESPEGFTIMKEAFDSTSRFARLQKLLISLAGRNLYIRFQSGTGDAMGMNMISKGTEKALSRLNEEFPDLQVIAISGNYCTDKKPAAINWIEGRGKSVVCEAVIPAKVVREVLKTTTEDIVEVNINKNLVGSAMAGSIGGYNAHAANIVTAIYIACGQDAAQNVGSSNCITLMERTGSTNEDLYISCTMPSIEIGTVGGGTNLLPQQACLQMLGVQGASQDNPGENARQLAKIVCATVMAGELSLMAALAAGHLVKSHMIHNRSKINLQDLQGTCTKKAA, from the exons ATGTTGTCCAGACTCTTTCGAATGCATGGCCTTTTTGTAGCCTCTCATCCATGGGAAGTCATTGTGGGAACAGTGACCCTCACCATCTCTATGATGTCCATGAAGATGTTCACTGGGAATGATAAGATCTGTGGCTGGAATTATGAGTGCCCCAAACTTGAAGAA GATGTTTTAAGCAGTGACATCATCATCCTGACAATCACGCGCTGTATAGCAATCCTTTATATATATTTCCAGTTTCAGAACCTAAGGCAGCTTGGGTCAAAATACATTTTAG gtattgcTGGCCTCTTCACAATCTTCTCAAGTTTTGTTTTTAGTACAGTAGTAATTCACTTCTTGGATAAAGAACTGACAGGTTTAAA tgaaGCTTTACCATTCTTCCTGCTCCTGATTGATCTGTCAAGAGCAAGTGCGTTAGCCAAATTTGCGCTCAGTTCCAACTCACAG gATGAAGTAAGAGAAAATATCTCACGTGGAATGGCAATTTTAGGCCCTACTTTTACACTAGATGCACTTGTGGAGTGTCTTGTGATTGGTGTTGGTACTATGTCAG GTGTACGACAGCTTGAAATTATGTGCTGCTTTGGCTGTATGTCTGTTCTTGCCAACTACTTTGTCTTCATGACCTTCTTTCCAGCTTGTGTGTCCTTGGTATTAGAG CTTTCGAGAGAGAGTCGTGAAGGGCGCCCTATATGGCAGCTTAGCCATTTTGCTCGTGttctggaagaagaagaaaataaaccaaatccTGTAACACAGCGGGTCAAAATGATTATG TCACTGGGTTTGGTTCTTGTTCACGCCCACAGTCGTTGGATAGCGGAACCAGCTGCTCAAAACAGTACGCTAGAAAATTCAGTGGGATTGGATGAGAATGCACCGAAGAGAATTGAACCTAATGTTTCGTTATGGCAGTTCTACCTTTCTCG AATGGCCAGTATGGACATTGAACAAGTAATCACTCTTGGATTAGCCTTTCTCCTTGctgtgaaatatattttctttgagCAAGCAGAGACTGAATCCACACTCTCACTGAAAAATCCCATAACATCTCCAGTGATGGTCCAGAAAAAAGTCCCTGAGAATTGTTGCAGGAAGCAGTCTGGACTTCTGAAAAACCATCAGAAATCTAACACAGTAGAAGAAGCTTTAGTTCCCAAAGACGGAAATG CCGAAGTCATAAAACCTGTATTAGCAGAGTCATCAACCAAGCCCACGTTTGTAGTTGGCAGTTGCAACCTTTTTGAAAGTTCTTCATTTCTTagtggaaaagaggaagaaattgaGTTACCTAAAGAACCACGTTCTGTTGAGGAGTGTGTTCGTATACTTGGAAATGCAGAG AAGGGAGCAAAATTCCTTACTGATGCTGAGGTTATCAGCTTAGTTAATGCTAAACATATTCCTGCTTACAAACTGGAAACCCTGATGGAAACTCAGGAGCGAGGTGTGTCCATTCGCAGACAGATGTTGTCTAAGAGACTCCCTGAACCTTCATCATTGCAATATCTTCCTTATAGGAATTACAATTATTCTTTG GTTATGGGAGCTTGCTGTGAAAACGTGATTGGATATATGCCCATTCCCGTAGGCGTAGCAGGACCACTGTTTTTGGATAACAAGGAGTTTCAGGTGCCAATGGCAACAACAGAAGGATGTCTTGTAGCAAGCACAAACAGAGGATGTAGAGCAATATGT CTTGGTGGAGGAGCAAGTAGCCGCATTCTGGCAGATGGGATGACTCGAGGACCTGTGGTGAGgctgcccactgcctgccagGCCGCAGAAGTGAAAGTTTGGCTTGAAAGCCCTGAAGGCTTTACAATAATGAAGGAAGCTTTTGACAGCACAAGTAG GTTTGCCCGCCTACAAAAACTTCTTATCAGTTTGGCTGGTCGTAACCTTTATATCCGTTTTCAGTCTGGAACAGGGGATGCAATGGGAATGAATATGATTTCAAAA GGTACTGAAAAAGCGCTGTCAAGGTTGAACGAAGAGTTTCCTGATCTCCAGGTTATAGCTATTAGTGGTAACTATTGTACAGACAAAAAACCTGCTGCTATaaactggatagaaggaagaggGAAGTCTGTTGTCTGCGAAGCAGTCATTCCAGCCAAGGTTGTTAGAGAA GTattgaagacaactacagaagaTATAGTTGAAGTCAACATAAACAAAAATTTGGTGGGTTCTGCGATGGCTGGTAGCATAGGTGGCTACAATGCACATGCAGCAAACATCGTGACAGCTATCTACATTGCCTGTGGTCAG GATGCTGCACAGAACGTGGGCAGCTCTAATTGCATCACTTTGATGGAGCGAACTGGTTCCACCAATGAAGACCTGTACATCAGCTGCACAATGCCTTCTATAGAAATAGGAACGGTTGGAGGAGGCACTAACTTGCTCCCACAGCAGGCCTGTTTGCAG ATGTTAGGGGTTCAAGGTGCAAGCCAGGATAACCCTGGTGAAAATGCCCGTCAGCTTGCTAAAATTGTTTGTGCTACAGTGATGGCAGGGGAATTATCACTAATGGCAGCTCTTGCAGCTGGGCATCTAGTCAAAAGCCACATGATCCACAACAG GTCAAAAATAAATCTACAAGATCTTCAAGGGACTTGCACTAAGAAGGCGGCTTGA
- the MED18 gene encoding mediator of RNA polymerase II transcription subunit 18, giving the protein MEAPPVTMMPVTGGTINMMEYLLQGSVLDQSLESLLHRLRGLCDNMEPETFLDHEMVFLLKGQQASPFVLRARRSMDKSGMPWHLRYLGQPEIGDKNRHALVRNCVDIATSDNLTDFLVEMGFRMDHEFVAKGHVFRKGIMKIMVYKIFRILMPGNTESIEPLSLSYLVELNVVAPAGQDVVSDDMRNFAEQLKPLVHLEKIDPKRLM; this is encoded by the exons ATGGAGGCCCCTCCCGTGACCATGATGCCCGTCACGGGCGGCACCATCAACATGATGGAGTACCTGCTCCAAg GCAGCGTGTTGGACCAGAGCCTGGAGAGCCTGCTGCACCGCCTGCGCGGCCTGTGCGACAACATGGAGCCGGAGACCTTCCTGGACCACGAGATGGTCTTCCTGCTGAAGGGGCAGCAGGCCAGCCCCTTCGTGCTGCGGGCGAGGCGGTCCATGGACAAAAGCGGGATGCCCTGGCACCTGCGCTACCTGGGCCAGCCAGAAATAGGCGACAAGAACCGCCACGCGCTGGTGCGCAACTGCGTGGACATCGCTACTTCGGACAACCTGACGGACTTTCTGGTGGAGATGGGCTTCCGCATGGACCACGAGTTCGTGGCCAAAGGGCACGTGTTCCGCAAAGGCATCATGAAGATCATGGTGTACAAGATCTTCCGCATCCTGATGCCGGGGAACACGGAGAGCATTGAGCCGCTCTCCCTCTCCTACCTGGTGGAGCTCAATGTGGTCGCGCCAGCGGGGCAGGACGTCGTTTCTGATGACATGAGGAACTTTGCTGAGCAGCTCAAGCCTCTGGTGCACCTGGAGAAAATTGACCCCAAAAGGCTGATGTGA